The DNA segment GCATTTACCTGTTCATGCTTCAAATCAACCAGCAACTTCCtgagccaaatggcttggtttacAGCATGTGCACCAGCAATATGCTCTGCCTCAGCTTTGGATTGTGCCACTGTCTCTTGCTTCTTGGAACTCCAACAAATCATGCCTGAGCCAATAGAAAAACAGTAACCAGAGGTGCTTCTCATGTCATTACATTAACCTGCCCAATCATTATCAGTGAAGCCCATTAGATTTACTTCTACGTGTCTTGCATATAACACACCAAAGTCTGTTGTTCCTTTCACATATCGCATCACCCTCTTTGCAGCTCTATAATGCACTTCACATGGGCTCTGCATGAACCTGGAAAGTATGCTTGTTGCATACATAATATCTGGTCTGGCAGGTGACAGATATAGTAGGCATCCAATAAAACTCCTGCAAAGACTTGCATCAGTCTTCCTTGCTTCATCACTTTTGCTAAGCTTTTCACCTTGCACAGCTGGAGTACTTACTGTCTTACAATTTTCCATCCCAAACTTCTTTAAAATTTCAATTGCATATTTCCTTTGGCACATGAAGATTCCTTCATGAGGGAGCAGGATTTCCATACCAAGAAAATAAAACATTTTCCCCAAATCATTCATCTCAAAACTTCTTTTCAGCTCCCCCTTGAACTGATGAATCAACAACTGATTGTTACCTGTGACCAATAGATTGTCAACATACAGAGAAACAACAATGGTGCAGCTGTGGCCTTTTAGGCATAATGGAGATCTCTGGTTGGCACTGTTTAAGGTTGAGGAGCAGTAGTGGCAGTAAAGGGGAGAATGGGGATGGTGCAAATACAAGTCATAGTACTATGTTGGTCCTGGAACTACATTATAATTTGCTAGTTTAGAGTTGGAGTGCTGTAATAGTTATTTCTATTCAAGATAAAGCAAATTAATGGGTAATTAATAAGTGTTTTTATCTTGCTCCTTGCTAGTTATATTAAATTTCTACAGTTAAACATATCTGATGTTTGTTTTGAGAATTTATTGGTTCTGAGAATTTTTTAATGATACTTAAGACAAATTGAGTTTTAGTTTGATGTTTAATCATTTGTCTGTTATGATAAACTATCTAAATCCAACAATTATTCTGTAGAGCATGATTGAACTCCATCAGCTTGCATATCCCTGGTTTCCAAACATTGCTTTTGTTTCTCTTGGTTTCAGCTTTTGATAAAATTATGAAGTTGGATAAAATTTTGAAGATCCTTCTGCTCTTGATATTTACAGACAAAATATGCTCCAGGAATAAGCCAATGAAAATGCTGTTAGAAGATACAGAGCTGTTGTTTAAAAGTTTTAATCTCTCATGGTGTCTCCCTATGTGTGGTGGCACAATACATCTACTTTCTACCTGTATCCCTCCAAAATTTGAACTCCTCATATCATCCCTAAGGCAAATCCATGTCACAGCCAAGGGGTCTGTTCACTTCACAAGACAGCCAGCCAGCAACTATAACAACTTCTCAGAACATAGATTATTTTGGTAATTTTAGAATAACCAATTGAGTTGCATTTAATGCAGGAATGGAGTATTAATGGGGTATGGACTATCAGTTCTGCAAATATACAGATTTCTTGTTAGCTACAGCCTCTGGGAAGGTTGAAATTAAAGGTCCTAGTAAACTTGCAACTCCTTTTGAAAGAACAAAAGTTGTAGCTTATACTCTTGGTGCCATGATGCCTTAAGCTCTTACAGATTCAGAGGATGGTAGTCATCCTTCCATATTAATTATACTTAATGTttttagtaaatatttattttttttaatttaattattactatATGTCATTTATAATTATGCTATTGGCAGTTTGAAGCTGTTATGATCCATGGAGCTATACTTGGTGGATTTAGAATATATTGATTGTATTGCCTCTGAAAAAATATCATCTTGGCTAACCAGCTTCCTGTGCACTTCACTGACAGTGATTGAGTTTCTGGCAGAATTGCAATTAAGACTAGAAAACTTCTGGTAGTTGCTGCATGGTGGTGGAGTAAGACAATCTTGAGGTTGAACTACTGCTGAACCATTTACAGCAGAAGCATTGAATTCAGACGAAGCTTGATGAACTACTATTTCAGTTCCACTATCATGTGTGACCTGTGGAAAATAAGGCCTTGATGAATAAGAACCAATCTTCCCTTTATTAGCATTAGATTTGTGAATTTGAAATTTGGCAAGAAACCAATTTAGTTTGAAACAAGATTCCTGTTTGTGCGTTGTAAAACTGGCAAACAATGTTCTTTTTACTCTTCCCATATTGATCAGTTCTAAAATTAGCATTGTGCGCAGAATAAGAAACAGACACATAGGGGGTGAGAATTGTGATGGAGAGGCACTTAACTCTTGTTGAACTGACTTGTCATATAACTGTCATTAATTTTAAACatcattataaaaaattaattataattaagattaattaaattattataaattatatatcatCCTAATAATTTGATCTTTTACCCATTATTGTAATAATAAAGGCATTAGGCCTTTAAATTCTCCATATCCATTTCATTATCCTtatcattaataataaatttcaaattaatgatcatatcattagGACTATCATTAggcttttaatttcaaattaataaGTTATATTCATCCTTCCACCATTCAGCTTTATCTCAATACTAATTCAATTCCGGCATTACATGTGGATAATTATTAAAATCATATTGATAAATTATTTAACAGAAATGTTAATAATAAAGtaactatatatttttttaatatttagtgaatatttatttttaatatttaattattattattattattattattattattattattattattattattattattattattattatatctatcatttataattatatttaaatataattattttttttatcataattgttaatttttaaaattaattatataattatatatagattatattaaaattaattaaattataaattttatatcttCCTAATATTAAGATTAACTAATGATTGATAGTTGTTGTTGTTAACTAATAACTTATTACTAATAAcggtatatcatataatttatactttaTTATAATCTatactttatttttattgtttttcaaaaataattatgacacttatgataaaaattatataaaatttttaataccaaaaaaatatataaaaaaattgaagatatcaaaatttttatagtacAATAATTTAGAAATTAGAAAACTAAATTTTGAGATATCaaacttaaattatataaaaaaatcctataattttaaatataaaacaaaAGTAACTACCAATAAATTCGACGCATTAAAAATTAACGTTGTCAACTAAAATAATAACTATTAATAAATTAgagataataaaaaattaatgtcaGCTATTGGCAAAGGAGCTAGACACAAGCCTATCCTGAGCATTCAAGATTCTGAAGCAGAGCAAGATTATTGCAAATGAAGTAATGAAGGATATTAACAGATAAATGATATCAACTGATGAAAGatataacaaataattaattaatgcaagaaaattaatgaaatatattaaCAGATACCAACCTTGAAGGGATTTTAAGAGAGTAAAATTACTGTTTGAACCATTCGATAACTAGGGTATCATTAATTACACTTTTTCCTATCAATATCCAGAGAGATAGAATATAGTTAGCTGAAACCCACTACAACAAGGATTTATCCTAAACTACTCCTCCTACAACAAGGATTAATTAAAGTCATAAACTATATATAGGTATGTGCTTGTTGAAATGTgtagaaatattttttttccagAGAAGAGAGAAATAAAGATGGGCAGAGTTCTTGATGCCAATGATGATGGTGGGTGTTTCGACAAAATGGTGGCTGCGATCAAGTTAGTGGAAGAAAGTATTCTGATTGCTTTTGTGCAACAAGTAAGAGCTGAAGCCATGAGCAAGCATGATGACCGACTTGCTGCATCTGTGCCCAAGAAAAGCAGGGGCCATGGACAACGCCAAGACAAGAAACCTCTTTCTCATTCGTCTTTATTTCTTCATGAGAAGTCCTCTGGAAGCATGAATGAAATCAAGAGAAGGGTCTGTGGCAAACGATGCTCTGAAAGTGGTAACAATACTGAAGATGAACAGAAGAAAAGGAAATTGCTGAAGAGACCAAACAGGACCTGTTTTGCAAATATTGGTTCCGAGACGCCACCTGACATGCCTGATGAGTGGTGGGATAAAATTCGAACAAAAGGAGGCACAGATGTGAAGTTGGTGATAATGAAACAGATGTTTGCTACTGATTTAAATCCTCACCATGATCGTTTCTCAATCCCTTTTAAGCAGATTAGAGATTCCAGTTTTCTTACAGAGGATGAGAAGAGCAAGTTAAAGGAGCAGAAGGTGAACATACCTGTAACACTCATGGAACCTTGTGGTGATGAGTCTAAGATGTTGCTGAGGCAGTGGAATTTGACAAGTAGCAGTACCTATGTGTTGACAACGAGTTGGAAGAAAGTCTTGGAAAGGAATCATCAGGGATCATCAGGGAAATTCAAACACAATGACATAGTGCAGCTTTGGTCTTTCAGGCGCAATGGAGAGCTCTGGTTGGCACTGTTTAAGGTTGGGGATGCAAGTACCACTCCTAGCGGCAGTGGCAGTAAAGGCGAGAACGGGGATGGTGCAAGTACAAGTCATCGTACAATGTTGGACCTGGAACTACATTTATAATTTTCCAATTTTAGTTGTTTTGCTAGTTTATGAAGGTTAATTAGAGTTTGAGTGTTGTAATCATGGGCAATTATTTCTATTTTAGATTAAGCATAATTAGCGTTTTTGTCTAGCTATATTAAATTTCTACAGTCAAACATCCCTTATGTTTGTTTTGAGAATTGATTGGTTTTGAGAATatatgtttgttttttttttttaatgaaacttAGGACAAATTGAGTTTTAGTTTAATCTTTTAATCATTCTTCTGTTATGATAAACTATTCTATAGAAGTCCATGACTGAAGTCCATCAGCTTGTGTGGGATTACTGGTTTCCAAATATtgcttttgtttcccttggtttcctCAGCATCCCAGCTAGTTGATCTTCTTTTGCTCTCTTTTTAGTCTTCTTTGTATCAGCAGCTTTTTCCAGATTGATAAAAGCACTATGATGGATAATGGATGTATATAAAagctttttttgttttattttgtttattattatttttttttcttcatctctTGCCTTGATCTTAATCTACACTATTACAATTAGAATATTCATTTGCACAGGTTAGATATTGAAgtgtcatttttttttcttgcatttttatGTTCTTGCAGAAAAAAGCCTTTTCAGGGCAGGCTGCTTGAAGCCCTTATACTATGATATTCTGACTTCAAGTTAGGATATATCATGTAATTTTGGGAAatactaaataaaatatttattagtgATTCATTTCATATTGTTTCCTTACTTTTCTTTCTGTGTATTAGTGTTTAGGTGAAAATAGTTGTTTCAATGAATGTATTGAAATAGGCACGTTAATTTCTGAAATAATAGGGTAAATGTTATGTTGCTCTGCCTTTAGCATaagaaaaataatcaaataaCCTACTGCTAATGTGAATTATCATTATTTTGGTAATTTTAGAGTAACCATTTGAGTCTCATATTCAATTAAATCTTGATGATTCAGATAAAAAGCTCTGCAATTGAATCTGTAAGATATGATAGAATATTATTTCTTGAAATACATGAAAGGACATGAGATTTTTTATACATACTGCTAAATCTTCCAGTTTGACTTCAAAATTTCTAGTTGTAATAATTTCAATGAATCAACAATCAAACCTTAGTGAGGGATTATCATGGACTAATACCTTGCATGATACCTCTAGAATTTTGTACATGTTTATGACCTTCAGCTTCTTTACACTGAATAGATGATTAACTAGTTTAATGAGCAGTACTGAGCAGCAATTAGATTCTTTCTACCTATAAATATTTGCTGCCCAATAGAAAGACAATTCTTATTCAATCatcaactcactttcatcatttcaTTTGTCTAAAAGATTCATTCTACTACATTTCCTGAGCTTCTGtattgaacttttgccataaGATGATATGTAAAAACACAATTCAGTTGGCAACAATGGTAGAAATTCATTATAACATGAACTTTTCTCaagaatttttttcattttctgatGTTCATTTAATGCAAGAATGGGTTATAGACCCTTCTGAAGAGGGGATTATCAATTCTGCAACTGTGAGATACACAAATTTCTTGTTATCTACAGTCTCTGGGAAGGTTGAAATTAAAGGTCCTGGTATACTTGCAGCTTGTACACTTTGTGCCATAACACTTTAAGCACTTATAGATTTAGAGGATGGTAGTTATCCTTACAAGAAGTGGACTGACAATTACTCATATGAGGGTTTTCAGGTAAATGTTTtgtattgaaaaataaaaataatgattaTAAGAATTCATCAAAAGAGTCTTCCATAAATTGTGTCAAATAATAatgtttaaataattttatcattttaaaattcaatttcaatattataaaatcatttaaattaaattattttaataaaattaagtcAAGTTCTACTAAAAAATAGTTAATTTTGTTAAATCATTAGCAATTAATACAAAGATTGTTTAGTTTGTCTTGCATTAATGTGATTTTGatacttaaatcctccaaattaattatattaaatgttAATGTttttagtaaatatttattttttaaatatttaattattattgcaTATCATTTATAATTATATCATACATATCTTTATCATCAttacatttttattaatctttttttaaaaaaattatttttataagataattaaattaagattaattaaaatataaatgataTATCATCTTAATAATTTGATCTTTCATCCATTACTGTAATAATATGATCATAACAACAACTAtggtttaattttaaattaattagggTAAGCTATATCGTCCCTTTGGTCATTCAGTTTTATGTTAATACTAATCGAAACCCTACACTACATAtagataattaataaaattatattgataaattatttaacagaaattttaaaaataaagtaattatattttttaataaatggtacaaaaaaatataaatactttcatttaataatatattaaattttttttatgatatagCTGATTCTTATCTATTTTTTgcgtaaatatattttttttatttatgttcttactttttttaatattatcatatttGTAATCACTTAGACATAAGAATATAAATCCCCGATAAATTCACGtggcataatttttttttcactccaaattatatataaaaaaaaattattattaaagaccggcaaaagaaatttatggcggcaaaattatccATCTTGCTTTTATTCTCTTTATTTTCCATTCTACTTTTATTTTTActctttgtaattttgcacttttacctttctcttcattttcctttatttttgtaatcatttttactttattctcttttcctttatttcaaaaccagacagACATCGCTCACTGTCATATCTTATCGCTTCACTTTTTACTGTTcgcatgtgaaggagacaagaagcactgttcacacgtgaaggcatcaagtggcaGACACTATTCAAAACCTACAAAATTACAAAACTGCCCCTGGACACTTCTATTTAAGGAGGCATCCATCCAAGGCAAAGGGAAGCGACTTCAAACCATTCTTCAAGCCCCTTGAGCCCAAGCTTCTCCCCTTCAAGCTTCTGAAGCCGAGAGAAACCGAAGAAGGTCCTGAAGGAGTTTCACCCTGAGGTGAAGaaaggagcaagaaggttgattcacttcccatcctgccctacctctacctcacctacaaactTACAAACCTTgtacttccttgtagtagatcttaggaagctcatgtgttgaGCAATCTTTGTAAGTTctacccggaattacatctccaaaaccattgtacaaatcttacaaattttataaaattttgaagtaagtttttcttcaattcttttcttacaaaattacaaatatttctttcttttgcatgcatatggtcggttcaaccgcctaatctacataaatatacgtatatatattcaaaacggactggctctgccgcctattgagtatatacatgtatattcatatttaaatttcaagtttaatttttattttgtttagtatatatattcttaacggactggctatttatatatatatatacaatgaatataattaatatagttatatttctaatgttataattaataattaaataaaaaattaattttaaatttttaaatttaaaaaattagtaattgattCAAtcaaaattagaagaaaaaaaatcaacaaattttaaaaatatataaataagaatACTAATGAAGAGCCTCATATTCTCTTTGCTTTAGCTTTAATATAAATATACagatacatatataaatatagatttttaacaaatatttactttttaatatttaattattattattatatgtcatttataattatatCTAACCATGAATATTATCATCATCATTACATTCtcgttaatttttaaaattaattatacaattatatatagattatattaagattaattaaattataaattatatatcatCTTAATAATATGGTCTTTTACTCATAATTATATTAATCAATCAGCGTTATAAAAAGTATACACATTTACACAGGCACAATGGTGCTCTAATAGAACTATCTTATGACTTGTTTGGTTTATATAATTGATGTTGTTAGCTGATAGTTAATAATTGATTGGAGTCTGATTTATATTATGTATTTGGTAAAACTATATCTAATTATTGGTGTATATGTAAAATGATTATTAAGGATATATCATGTAATTTATATtactattgaaataaatatataattattaatttattatatattatttattttattattaaaataaatatataataattaatatatacaaTTTGATTGTtaataaagaatagataaaaTTCAACACATTTGTTTATCTTTGTGGTGAGGATAGAATGTCGGTAGCATCAACTTCACAAATATAGCTTTATCATTCTATTATCTATCCCAGCTGTTATGTAGTCAGAATTAACCAAATTCTCTGCAAACGAGAACTAACCAAATTCAAATATGGAAAATGCATGTTTCaagtattattaaataatttcagAAAGACGACAAAAATAACGGTATTttaagttatttcaatatatatatatatatatatatatatatatatatatatatatatatatataggcacaCACTCATCATCTGATTCTGATGGGGAATATAGAAAATGTACTTTtgcaaggttttttttttttaaatttcttaacaGTGAAAAACTAATATTTGATCTGTCATATTTATAAAAGCACTTTGAAGATTTAGATGCACAATCACCAATTAATGCAAAGTTGAGTAAACAAATCAACATCCCACATAGCTAATAAAAGATAAGATATCAGCAGAACCAAATCCTCAAGGGATTGTGAAAACAATGTCAGTAAATTTACTATTACAATTATTCATCAAGATAACTTTATCCAAAATCGATTAattcttctaattaattagaagaacTCCGGTTGGCACTATTTAAGGTTTGGGATTCAAGTATTACTCCTAGCGGCAGTAGCAATAAAGGGGAGAATGGGGATGGTGCAAGGAAAAGTCAGTACAATGTTGGACCTGGAACTACATTTATAATTTTCCAATTTTAATTGTTTAGCTAGTTTATAGAGGTTAATTGCAGTTTGAGTGCTGTAATCTTGGGCAGTTATTTCTATTTTAGATTAAGCAATGTAATGCATAATTGGCGTTTTTGTCTAGCTATATTATATTTCTACAGTTAaacatccctttttttttttttgagaattgATTGGTTTTGAGAATATATGTTCgcttttttaattgatttttttaatgaTGCTTAGGAAAATTTGAGTTTTAGTTTTTATGAAAAACCATTCTATAGAGCATGATTGAAGTCCATCAGCTTGTATGGGATTACTGGTTTCCAAACATTACTTTTGTTTCCCTCGGTTTCAGTAGCATCCTAGCTAGTTTATCTGTTATTGCTCTCTTTTTAGTCTTCCTTGTATTCGCAGGGTTTTTTAGATTGATAAAAGCATTATGATGGATAATGGATAATGGATAATGGATGCAAACGGAAGACTTGTTGGATAAACTTAGTGTTCCTTTGACAGACGAAGAGCTTGACATTATCGAAAGGCTTTATCACCAAGCCATGTAACTTGaaatggagttcttcaaatgtgcAGCCACTTTCTCAGCTCACTGTGGTTCCTTGTGGTGATGAGTCCAAGATGTTGCTAAGGCTAAAGCAATGGAATTTGAAAAGCAATAGGAATAAAGTCTTGGAAAGGAATCATCAGGGACTTGTATCAGCAAGGTATGGAACTTTATTGGGATTAAAAAAAGGTAAATATTTtgtattgaaaaatatatttacaaCTGTTGatattgaattcaatgatctaaaatgTATCAACATGATAAGTGATACTCAAATTTGAAAGAATTCATCGCATAAAC comes from the Hevea brasiliensis isolate MT/VB/25A 57/8 chromosome 5, ASM3005281v1, whole genome shotgun sequence genome and includes:
- the LOC131180048 gene encoding putative B3 domain-containing protein At2g27410, translated to MGRVLDANDDGGCFDKMVAAIKLVEESILIAFVQQVRAEAMSKHDDRLAASVPKKSRGHGQRQDKKPLSHSSLFLHEKSSGSMNEIKRRVCGKRCSESGNNTEDEQKKRKLLKRPNRTCFANIGSETPPDMPDEWWDKIRTKGGTDVKLVIMKQMFATDLNPHHDRFSIPFKQIRDSSFLTEDEKSKLKEQKVNIPVTLMEPCGDESKMLLRQWNLTSSSTYVLTTSWKKVLERNHQGSSGKFKHNDIVQLWSFRRNGELWLALFKVGDASTTPSGSGSKGENGDGASTSHRTMLDLELHL